The Mucilaginibacter terrae region TTAGGTAATGCCCCAGGGTATGCCCCGCCAGGCCCGAGTTTTCCCAGCCGCCGTACATGGTAGCTTTGGGCTTTAAGCCCGAGTGCGCCCTGAAAGCTGCCATCAGCCTGTCGGGATCTATTTTGAGCAGGTAGGCTTCGGTAGCATGCATGGCATCATTAAACGGACTGTTCAGCAGTTTTACCTGCCCCATATCAAAAGGGTAGGCTTGTATAGCTACTGCGTTTTTAACTTTCATCCGCTTATCATTAAGTTGAGGAGCGTATGATTGCGAATGGGCAGCCAGCGTGCAAAACAAGGGCAATAGAAAAAGGATGCGTTTCATGTTGAACAGTAGGTTAACGAATAGTAAAAATAAGGTTAGCTACTCCCCCGGTCAATGCTGATATTAACTTATTACACCCGCATTTTGCCATTTTTGCGGTTAAAATACGGGTAGGGTTAACACTAATTTGACAAACATTGACCGTATTTTAACCATTGATGGGTGTTTATTTGATTTTGTAGGTTAATATATGATATATTTAGGTAATTAATTTCTACAACACATGAAAGCTCTGCAATTCACCTTACCCGTTACTTACGACAAATCTGTAATTGTACAGGAGGAACAGCTTCCGCACTTTTACCCTTACCTGCACCGCCATAACGAAACACAACTTACATGGATACAAGAGGGCGAAGGCACATTGGTGGCAGGTACCAGCATGCATACCTTTAGTTCGGGCGATGTTTTTTTACTCGGCGCCAATCAGCCTCATCTGTTTAAAAGCAACCCCGAATATTTTTCTAATGAAAGTGGTAAGCAGGTGCGCTCAATGACAGTATTCTTTAATCCCAACGGTAATTTATCGTCGCTGTTCGAACTGCCCGAAATGCAGGTACTGGGCGCTTTTATACAACAGCATTCGGGGGGCTTTAAATTGCCGTCTAAATACGTAAAATCGGTATCGCAAAAAATTGTAGAGATGCAGGAGAGCCAGGGCTTCAACCGTTTTATGCTGTTTTTTCAGTTGCTTAAAGACCTGTATGCTATTAACGGTAAGTTGGAGCCATTATCAATGGTTCCGGTTGATCATGTGAGCGAGAGCGAGGGTATACGCATCAGTACTATATATAACTATATTATGAAACGTTACGACACCATGATATCCTTAGAGGATGTGGCGGCCGAAGCGCACATGACCCCGCAGGCATTTTGCCGTTACTTTAAAAAGCATACCGGGCACACCTTTGTAACTTTTTTAAATGAGATGCGCATTAACGAAGCTTGCAAAAAGCTAACTACAGGCGGGGCCGAAAGTATTTCAACGGTTGCCTATTCATCGGGCTTTAACAGTATTACCAATTTTAACCGCGTGTTTAAGAGCGTAATAGGTAATTCGCCGCGCGAGTATCTCGAAAATTACCGCAGTAATTTTTAACAGGCTAAAATTTGCTTATAGTTGATTAAATAACGAATATTAAATAAATAACAGGCCACGTAGCTTTGGTAATATGAATACGATATCATGGATTGGGGTTTACCCTGCATTGTTAACCCCGTTTAAAGCGAACGATGAGGTTGATTACGAGGTTTTTGAAAAGAACCTGAACGCCCAATTAGAGGCCGGCGTTGATGGCGTTATTGTTGCAGGATCGTTAGGCGAGGCCAGCACTTTAAGCACTGCCGAGAAATTTGAAATACTGAAGTTTGCTATTAAAGCGGTAGACGGTAAAGTGCCTGTAATACTTAACATAGCTGAGCCAACTACCAAAGAAGCATTGGTTTTAGCTAAAGGTGCCGAAGAAATTGGTGCCGCCGGCTTAATGCTGCTACCCCCAATGCGCTACAAAGCCGACGACCGCGAAACGTTAACCTACATGACCTCGGTTGCCAAAAGCACCAGCCTGCCTATCATGGTATACAATAACCCGGTTGATTACGGCATTTTTATTAACCTCGAAATGTTTGAAGAACTGGCCAAGTACCCCAATGTACAGGCGGTTAAAGAATCGACCCGTGATATATCGAACATTACCCGCATGAAGAACCGCTT contains the following coding sequences:
- a CDS encoding AraC family transcriptional regulator: MKALQFTLPVTYDKSVIVQEEQLPHFYPYLHRHNETQLTWIQEGEGTLVAGTSMHTFSSGDVFLLGANQPHLFKSNPEYFSNESGKQVRSMTVFFNPNGNLSSLFELPEMQVLGAFIQQHSGGFKLPSKYVKSVSQKIVEMQESQGFNRFMLFFQLLKDLYAINGKLEPLSMVPVDHVSESEGIRISTIYNYIMKRYDTMISLEDVAAEAHMTPQAFCRYFKKHTGHTFVTFLNEMRINEACKKLTTGGAESISTVAYSSGFNSITNFNRVFKSVIGNSPREYLENYRSNF
- a CDS encoding dihydrodipicolinate synthase family protein, which codes for MNTISWIGVYPALLTPFKANDEVDYEVFEKNLNAQLEAGVDGVIVAGSLGEASTLSTAEKFEILKFAIKAVDGKVPVILNIAEPTTKEALVLAKGAEEIGAAGLMLLPPMRYKADDRETLTYMTSVAKSTSLPIMVYNNPVDYGIFINLEMFEELAKYPNVQAVKESTRDISNITRMKNRFGDRFKILCGVDPLAFESLAAGADGWVAGLVDAFPEETVTIYQLVKAGEYQAALDIYRWFLPLLELDIHPKLVQYIKLAAAATGIGTEYVRAPRLVLEGEEHTRISKVISDALAVRPALPDWKSKNVLA